A stretch of the Sorangium aterium genome encodes the following:
- a CDS encoding Rrf2 family transcriptional regulator: MSSGRFAIATHALALLAQSDESCASDALSASINTNPAFLRRILARLSQAGLIEAREGRSGGYRLARPAKKIRLSEVYAAVEPEGAIAPSPCEPNARCPIGSGIQRAFDEVAEAANAGLLRGLAQKTVADIALRAQHLGRPASVKAG, from the coding sequence ATGTCCTCGGGTCGCTTCGCCATCGCCACGCACGCCCTCGCGCTGCTCGCCCAGTCCGACGAGAGCTGCGCGAGCGACGCGCTGTCGGCGAGCATCAACACGAACCCGGCCTTCCTGCGACGCATCCTCGCGCGGCTGTCGCAGGCCGGGCTCATCGAGGCGCGGGAGGGCCGCTCGGGCGGCTATCGCCTGGCGAGGCCGGCGAAGAAGATCCGGCTGAGCGAGGTGTACGCCGCCGTCGAGCCGGAAGGCGCCATCGCGCCGAGCCCGTGCGAGCCGAACGCGAGGTGCCCGATCGGGTCGGGGATCCAGCGGGCGTTCGATGAGGTCGCGGAGGCGGCCAACGCAGGGCTGCTGCGCGGCCTCGCGCAGAAGACCGTCGCGGACATCGCGCTCCGGGCGCAGCACCTCGGCCGCCCAGCGTCGGTCAAGGCCGGCTGA
- the trxA gene encoding thioredoxin, whose amino-acid sequence MGSSSNVIEVNDQNFAQEVLQTDTPVLVDFSASWCAPCKRLAPIVDEIAAETAGQVKVVKLDVDQSPAAAQRFGIRGLPTVVAFQKGEPVGRHIGLTNKKTLLALLGR is encoded by the coding sequence ATGGGCAGCAGCAGCAATGTCATCGAAGTCAACGACCAGAATTTCGCTCAGGAGGTCCTGCAGACGGACACGCCGGTGCTCGTGGACTTCTCGGCATCGTGGTGCGCCCCCTGCAAGCGGCTCGCGCCGATCGTCGACGAGATCGCTGCCGAGACGGCGGGCCAGGTCAAGGTGGTCAAGCTCGACGTCGACCAGTCGCCCGCGGCCGCGCAGCGCTTCGGCATCCGCGGTCTGCCGACGGTCGTCGCCTTCCAGAAGGGCGAGCCCGTCGGGCGCCACATCGGCCTCACGAACAAGAAGACGCTGCTCGCGCTCCTCGGACGTTGA
- a CDS encoding serine/threonine protein kinase produces MALFDDDFETLEQLPEMRKSRGKGGDSHGQSPTPVSLGRARAELTDLSSDGPRYEMRSLLGVGGMGEVHFCRDRRIGRDVAMKVIRAEHQGDTTLRHRFLREARVQGQLEHPSIVPVYDLGVDSKGSAYFTMKRLRGLTLARILNELREGDATALQSFSRRRLLTAFSSVCIAVDFAHSRGVLHRDLKPANIMLGDFGEVYLLDWGVAKLIDTPLQTIDMGEDPMSTRTIPGDVLGTLGYMSPEQAQGCVDTLDVRSDVYSLGAILFELLTLKPLHPKKDRTEMLDSLIHGADARASVRAPEREVPPELDAICVTATRREPSERYPSARALYEAVERFLDGDKDVELRRDLAARHAGLAEERVTEALAGGKEAEGARKALLSEVGQALAFDPSNERALETLRRVLTEPPREMPAEVLAELDAAAAARHRLQLRAGMRAELLATAIATLVAAVWLGIREWQVFAFILGFTALAALMKFLAARVVHRPAAEWYAYAGFVFNVLSFLCIGRGFGPLLFMPMLLVILTYGNSFTYRTAYRFAVVVTSCVAVLAAAWIEYSGVLPRSYEFAGGAMVILPQAVEHSKIATMTALTLTTLFMLVVPAFMMGQHQHALRAAERRAFLQAWQLRQLLPERAQPGAVTNPGPEQTPRRRPRRPGAPA; encoded by the coding sequence ATGGCCCTGTTCGACGACGATTTCGAGACGCTCGAGCAGCTCCCCGAGATGCGAAAATCTCGCGGGAAGGGCGGAGATTCGCACGGCCAGAGCCCCACCCCCGTGAGCCTCGGGCGCGCCCGCGCGGAGCTCACGGATCTGTCCAGCGACGGTCCCCGCTACGAGATGCGGTCGCTGCTCGGCGTCGGGGGGATGGGCGAGGTCCACTTCTGCAGGGACCGCCGCATCGGCCGCGACGTGGCCATGAAGGTCATCCGCGCCGAGCACCAGGGCGACACGACACTGCGCCACCGGTTCCTCCGCGAGGCCCGGGTGCAGGGCCAGCTCGAGCACCCGTCGATCGTGCCCGTCTACGACCTCGGCGTGGACAGCAAGGGCTCGGCGTACTTCACGATGAAGCGCCTCCGGGGCCTCACGCTGGCGAGGATCCTGAACGAGCTCCGCGAGGGCGACGCGACGGCGCTCCAGAGCTTCTCGCGCCGCAGGCTGCTCACCGCCTTCTCGTCGGTCTGCATCGCCGTCGACTTCGCGCACTCGCGCGGCGTGCTCCACCGCGACCTCAAGCCCGCCAACATCATGCTCGGCGACTTCGGCGAGGTGTACCTGCTCGACTGGGGCGTCGCGAAGCTCATCGACACGCCGCTCCAGACCATCGACATGGGCGAAGATCCCATGAGCACGCGGACCATCCCGGGCGACGTGCTCGGGACCCTGGGGTACATGTCGCCGGAGCAGGCGCAGGGGTGCGTCGACACGCTCGACGTGCGCAGCGACGTCTACTCGCTCGGCGCGATCCTCTTCGAGCTCCTCACGCTCAAGCCGCTGCACCCGAAGAAGGACCGCACCGAGATGCTCGACTCGCTCATCCACGGCGCCGACGCGCGGGCGTCGGTGCGCGCGCCCGAGCGCGAGGTGCCGCCCGAGCTCGACGCGATCTGCGTGACGGCGACGCGGCGCGAGCCCTCCGAGCGCTACCCGTCCGCCCGCGCGCTCTACGAGGCGGTCGAGCGGTTCCTCGACGGCGACAAGGACGTGGAGCTCCGCCGCGACCTCGCGGCGCGGCACGCGGGGCTGGCCGAGGAGCGCGTGACGGAGGCGCTCGCCGGCGGCAAGGAGGCCGAGGGCGCCCGGAAGGCGCTGCTCAGCGAGGTCGGCCAGGCGCTCGCCTTCGATCCGTCCAACGAGCGCGCCCTGGAGACGCTCCGGCGCGTCCTGACCGAGCCGCCGCGCGAGATGCCGGCGGAGGTGCTCGCCGAGCTGGACGCGGCCGCGGCGGCGCGGCACCGGCTGCAGCTGCGCGCGGGCATGCGCGCCGAGCTGCTCGCGACGGCGATCGCGACGCTGGTCGCCGCCGTGTGGCTGGGCATCCGGGAGTGGCAGGTCTTCGCCTTCATCCTGGGCTTCACCGCCCTCGCGGCGCTGATGAAGTTCCTCGCCGCGCGCGTCGTCCACCGCCCGGCCGCGGAGTGGTACGCCTACGCCGGCTTCGTCTTCAACGTGCTCAGCTTCCTGTGCATCGGCCGCGGCTTCGGCCCGCTGCTCTTCATGCCGATGCTGCTCGTCATCCTCACGTACGGCAACTCGTTCACGTACCGGACGGCCTACCGCTTTGCCGTCGTCGTGACCAGCTGCGTCGCTGTGCTGGCCGCCGCGTGGATCGAGTACTCGGGCGTCCTGCCCCGCTCGTACGAGTTCGCGGGCGGCGCGATGGTCATCCTGCCCCAGGCCGTCGAGCACTCGAAGATCGCGACGATGACGGCGCTGACGCTGACGACCCTGTTCATGCTGGTCGTGCCGGCGTTCATGATGGGCCAGCACCAGCACGCGCTGCGCGCCGCGGAGCGACGCGCGTTCCTGCAGGCCTGGCAGCTCCGCCAGCTGCTGCCGGAGCGGGCCCAGCCCGGCGCCGTGACCAACCCAGGCCCGGAGCAGACCCCGCGCCGCCGCCCGAGGCGC